The genomic region GGAGTTTCTTTTTTGGTTGTAGTTTTCATCGAGTCTGAAGTTTTATCTTGAAGTGCAGGTTTTGATGTTGCGGGGCTTGAGGAATCTTCAAGAGTCTTTTCAAGAAAGGGAGATCCCTTTCCGGGTATTTGGCCGGGCGAAGTTTGAGGTGAAGCAGTATTTGATTGGGGAGTAGCAGGTTCCGGAATTGACGGTGCAGGGGGAGGATAAGCATAATAAGGTCTGGCAGGGGGGCGATAGGAAGATGAACAACCACTTACCGCAATTATCAACAGAACACACACAACACTTGCTTTTAGGATACCACACAATAAATGCACATTGAGGTTAGCCCCTACCTTGAATGACCTTCTTTCCATAATAGTTCCTCCTTAAGCGGATTCGGGCTCAGCGAATAAACTCAACCATTTGTATATCAGCCTTTAGAGTTCAAAGGAACAAAAAGAAAAAAACGGCTATAACCAGCACGATTATACCCGATGAAAATGTTCCGCAAGCGTTCCAGAGCTTTTCTTATTTTTATCCCTTATCTCATTCTAAGCTATTTGTTTTATTTATCTCGCCAATCCTATAACTTTGCCAGGAATTCTAGGGCATTTTGATTTAAGAATATTATCGTGAAAAACAATACCACAAACATTATGGTAAATTTGCGGTCTAAGAGGGCTATCTCCGTCTCTATCTTGCCAAGAAGTTCCGCTTTGTCCTTTTCTGTTTTGCCTAGAAGCTCTGCTTTGTCCTTTTCCATCCTGCCTAG from Thermodesulforhabdaceae bacterium harbors:
- a CDS encoding tetratricopeptide repeat protein; protein product: MERRSFKVGANLNVHLLCGILKASVVCVLLIIAVSGCSSSYRPPARPYYAYPPPAPSIPEPATPQSNTASPQTSPGQIPGKGSPFLEKTLEDSSSPATSKPALQDKTSDSMKTTTKKETPQVLASVRLVDDARQMRVKGKVDEAIRLLERAIEVDAYNGEAFYELALCWKAKGDIKKALSFADRSERIFAGNPEKLKKVYLLKTQLFDAAGKKEEAQKYRQKAR